A stretch of DNA from Thermoplasmata archaeon:
GCTGCGTGTCCGATCGCGTTGTCGCGCTGGTTCCGGATGGCCGGTGCGTCATCCTCCTGGGACACACGGACAGAGATGCGGGCGGTCATGACTGAGCCATCACCGGGCAGCTTAGGGCCGCACCTCACCTCAGAATGCCTGGTTCATCTTCCCTAGTTCATGAGCCAGGGGTTTCAAAGCCGTGCTCCGCTGCGAACCAGACCGAAACCGTTGAATCCCGAGGGGCCGGTGTGGCTTCGCATGAGTAGCCAGGGAATGACAAAGGGGATGGGAGTTGTCGCACTCGTCCTTGGTGTCATCCTCTCGTTGGTCGGGCTCGACCTAGGCTGGACTTGCACCGCAGGCTCGTTCGGCGTCTGCATCAACTACGGATATCAGGGGCTCGGTACTCTAATCGCCGTCGTCGGATTGCTACTCGCGATCATCGGGATTGTCCTTGTCGGCACCGAGAGCCCACGCCTCCGGGCCCTCATGCGCATGGTACCGCCCCATTCCGTGTTTCCGCCCCAATCCGTCTACTCCCCACCGCCCGCGACGTACGGTCCGCCGCCCCAGCCTGTCCAGCCCGCCATCGTCCAGGTGCCTCCCCAGCCATCCGGCCTGAAGTTCTGTCCGGTCTGCGGCAATCACTACCCATCCGAGTACCATGTGTGCCCGCGGGACAGCGCCCCGCTGAGGCTCGTGCAATAGCGGAGCAGGCCGGGCCCACTGCCTGAGTGAAGTCTCGCCCCTCCCGCCGAGTCGACGGCCCTCGGCCCGCGGATCCCCTCCGCGGTGAAGGGTGAGAAGCTCGCGCGAGAACGGCTCGCGAGGCTACGAGGCGAGTTCCGGAATTGGAGGGTGCCCGACATGCAGGCGCAACGGACCCTTTGTACGCCAAGACGTCCGCTCGGGCTCCGAGTGGCGGTCAAGTCGTTTTCCACCGGGGGATGGCCCGGACGAGACGCCGATCATACCCGTGGCGAGGCCCAGGGCGTAACTCCTTATAGCCCGGCTCCGTGGCCTTCCCGACCCCGGATGGACCGCGCGATTGTCCTGTTGTCCGGCGGCGTGGATTCCGCCGTCACCCTGTGGTGGGCCCGCAAGCAGGGCTGGGACGTGCATCCCCTGACCTTCGACTACTTCGGCCGGCCCCGGCGCGAGCATGTGGCCATCGAAGCCCTTGTGAAGCGCGCGGCCGTCCGACCCATCCGGTACGTCGACCTGCCCTTCCTCAAAGAGGTGGATGACCTGAGGGAGTCCGGCCTCGCGAACCCCGTGCTCCGGGATTCCCCGGAGGGCTACATCCCCGCGCGGAACCTGATCTTCTACGGCCTCGCGGCGTACTACGCGGAACTGGACGGTGCGCGGTATCTGGTCGGGGGCCACAATGGGATCGACCCGGAGTCGTTCCCCGACGCGAGCCCGAAGTTCTTCAACTTCCTGAACAGCGTGCTCCACCTGAGCCTGTGGTCCTACGACCGATCCCCCGTGCAGGTGATCGTCCCCCTGAGCGGCACGTCCAAGGAGGACGTCCTGCGCCTGGGAAGCGATCTCGGCGTGCCCTTCGACCTCACGTGGTCATGCTACTGGGACCGAGACGTGCACTGCGGTTCGTGCGTGTCGTGCAAGGAACGCCGCGAGGCGTTCGCCCGAATCGGCGTCCCGGATCCCGTCCCCTACGGGACGTGAGCCGGAATCGGGCGTGAGGCCCGTCGCGAAAACTTGATACGCTCCCCCGCCTCCCGCGGTGTGGAATGTACACGACCACCGTTCGGTCGGTCGCTCCGGTTCGCTTCTTGGAAAAGGGCAGCCACAACGTCCGCATGCGCCAACTCGTCGGTCGCGAGGATGGCGCCCGGCACACCTCCGTGCACGAGCTCATCTTTGGGAAAGGCGGGTACTCGGTCGCCCACGCCCACAAGTGGGAGCATGAGCTCGTCGTGACCTCGGGCCGCGGCGTCGCGATCGTGGACGGCCGGCGGATCGAGCTGCGGCCCGGCGTGGTCCTCCTCGTCCAAGGCGACGAGGAGCACCAGTTCCTCCAACGGGGAACGGCGGCTCTGCGCTTCCTGACCGTGACGCCCGTGTAGCCCGGCCGCGGGCCACGACCTCACGGGGGCGGACCCAGGAGGGACGCGGCCGCCAACCTTTATGGCGGGCGACCCCTTGCGCACGCCCATGAAGCTCGGCATCACGGAGTACATCGACTGCGCGCACCACCTCCCTGGGCACGAGCGGTGCGGCTCCTTCCATGGGCACACGTACCAGGTCGACGTGTTCATCGAGGGGGAGCACAAGGGCGGCATGCTCCTGGACTTCGCCGAGCTCAAGAAGGTCACCCGCGGCGTGCTCGCGGAGTACGACCACAAGGACTGGAACGATTTCATCCAGTATCCCACCGTGGAGAACATCGCGGAGCTCCTCGCGAAGCGGCTCCAGGACGCGCTCAAGCTCCCCGTGCACGTGCGCGTCTGGGAAGGCCACGGGAAGTACGCTGAGACCTGAGGCGGGCGCGGGCCCCACAACGCATATGAGCGCCGGCCCCCCATGCCGTCGGCATGGTGGGGGACCGGGACGCCATGCGGCAGATCTCATACGCCTACGGCACGAACCACTTCGACCGCGACGAGGACCTGGCGGCCATCCTGACGGCCTTCTGGCGGGACTTCCCACGGCACCGCGACGAGCTCCACCGCTTCGGGCAGTTCGCCGGCGAGGACGTGTACGAGACCGTGTACCACGTCGACCAGGACGCCGCCCCGGTCCTTGTCACGCACGACCTCGACGGCCGCCGCGTCGACCGGGCGAGGCTGAGCCCTGCGGAGCGGGTCGTGCTCAAGGCCGCGGCCCACATCAACCGTCCTCCCTACGAGGGCGGCAGCTGGCACCATCACTTCGCTCTCGGGTACCTGTTGGGGGATCCGGGACTGTACTGCGTCCTCACGATCACGAACCAAACCGTGTACGGCATCCACAAGTACGCACCCGCGTTCGCCGCGTGGAAGGAGGCGATGCTTGCCGGGGACGCCTTCGGCGCCACCTGGATGACGGAGATCCAGGGCGGCAGCGACCTCGGGGCCAACATCACGGTCGCCCGCAGGGACGGAGACGTCTGGCGGCTCACGGGCGAGAAGTACTTCGCGAGCGGCGCCGGCCTGGCCGACTACGCGCTCGTCACCGCGCGACCCCCGGGCGCGAAGGTCGGAGCGAAGGGGCTCGCCTTGTTCCTCCTCCCCCGCCTCCGCGCGTCCGGCGAGCTGAACTTCACGGTGAGGCGCCTCAAGGACAAGAGCGCGACCCGGGCGGTCCCCACGGGCGAGGTCGACCTGAACGGGAGCGAGGCCCATCTACTGGGGACGCCGGAGGATGGCGTGTACATGACCCTGGAGATCCTGAACGTCTCGCGCCTCGCGAACGCGATCGGCGCCATGGCGACCGCGAAGAAGGCCCAGCTCGAGGTCCTCGAGCGCGTGCGCCGTCGCGAGGCGTTCGGACGGAAGCTGCGGGAACACCCGTTGATCCGCCGCGACCTCACGGACCTGGCCGTGCGGGCCGCGGGCGGGCTTGCCCTGGCCTTCCGGGCCGTGGACCAGTTCGACCGGGTGTGGAACGAACGGCGGCCGTACTCGCTCGCGTACCACTACGCGCGGTTCCTCATCCACCTGGCCAAGAACCGAACCGCGGAGCACGCGGCGGCGATGACGGCGTTGGCCATGGAGCTCTTTGGCGGCCTCGGATTCCTCGAGGAGTACGCGGTCGCGCGCTGGCACCGCGAGGCGCTCATCACGCCGATCTGGGAGGGGCCCAGCAACATCCAGGCCCTGGACTTCCTCGAGAGCATCCAGAAGCACCACGCGGACCAGCCGTTCCTCGAGGACGTCATCCCGCGGCTCGAGGCGGCCGGGGGAGAGATTCCTCGGCTCGCGAGGCGGGAGGCGGAGGCAGCCTTGGAGTCCCTGCGAGTGGGCTCGCCCGCGGAGGTGATCTGGCGGGCGAAGCATGCGATGACCCGGATCGCGGACGCGACCACCGTCGTCCTCTTGCTTGACCTAAGCAAGACGGGCGGCCCGCGGTACGAGCGCCTCGCCGAACTGTACGGCCGGCACTTCCTCGCCGGAGAGGAGTATCCCACCTGGGCGCTGGACAAGGAGCGGGTCTGGGACGCGGACGGGATGTGAAGCGCCTCCGTGACCACATTTTCATAAGGCAAGCGGGGTTCTGCTCCGCCCATGTCCGACCTCGTCGACGCCATCGACGCCGAGGCGCGGGGCGATTTCGCGAAAGCCTTGGAACCCTACGCACGGCTCACCGAATCGGGCTCGAACCTGGACCGCATCGGCGTCTTCCAGGCCCTGGCCCGGTGCAACGAGAAGCTCGGTCGCCTCCATGACGCGGGCGTGTGGCGACGGAAAGCGGGCGCAGGATATCTGGCCCTGAAGGATACGGAAATGGCCCGCGATGAGCGCACGTACCTCTCCCTGGTCGAGTACCGCAACGCGGTCCAGGATCTCCAGGGAGACGCCTCGCTCCAGGAGACCGCCAAGGAGTACGCGGCGGTCCTCAAGGAGAACTTCTCGGGAGGAGCCGAGGGGCTGACCCATGAAGGGCTCTTCGCGGGCGCGTTCTTCCAGGCGCTCGGCGATCACCTCACCGCCTCGAAGTACTTCTTCGACACGGCCGAAGCGATGAGCGAGCAGGCCGCGGACGCGAACGACCCGGGCCTCAAGGCCGCCACGATCCAGGCGTACCGACGGGCCATGGAATCCGCGTCGAAGGCAGGGCGGCCCGACGTCGCGCGAGTCGCCCAGATGCGCGCGTACGACCTCGAGCAATCCTCGTGAGGCATACCCATGTGCAGCCTGATCCTCCTCTGGCGCGCGGTGGACCACTACGACATCGTCCTGGGCATGAACCGCGACGAGTCCGCGATGCGGGCCGCGGATCCACCGGCCTTCGTCGACGGCAATCCGGCCCTCGTGGTCCCGAAGGATCGCACGGCGGGAGGCGCCTGGATCGGCGCGAGCGGCCGCGGACTCGCCATGGCCCTCTCGAACCGCCGGGGGCGGATTTCGGCCACCGCGCGGTCGCGGGGCCTCTTGCTCGTCGAGGCGCTCAAGTCACCCACGATCCCGGCGGCGGACATCTACCTGCAACGGGAGACGCAGGCGCACGAATACAACTTCTTCAACCTCCTCGCCGCGACCCGGCAGGACCTGCGATTCTTCCGCTACGACGGCCAGGTGTCCGTGACGCGCGGCCACGAGGGACTGAACGTCCTGACCAATGAGGGCGGCAACGTCGCGGGAGATCCGAAGGGGGAGCTCGTCCAGAACCTCCTCTCCAAGGCACCCACGCGGACCGTCCAGGATGCCGTCCGGACGCTGCAGTCCGCCCTGCGCACGCACGCGTCGGGCGGCGGGGTCAGCCTGTGCAACCATGCGATGGGCGGCGGGACGGTCTCCTCCACGATCCTGGCGCTCAGCAACGTGGATCCCGGGGAGAACGTGCTCCTGTACGCAGACGGCGCGCCCTGCCAGACGCCGTACCGGGACTACGGCGAGGTCATCCGGCGGCTACCGAGCCCCGAGTGAGCGCGGGCAAGTCCGAAAAGCATTTCCCTGAGCCGCCGCTTCGCCGGGGCGTTGCCCGGCATCACGGACGTCCACCTCCATCTCGAACCGTTCCGGAACCTCAAGCCCGCCGTCTTCGAGACCATGCGGCGCACGATGCCCGACTTCGACGCCATGGCGCGGAAGATGGAGGATCCGCGAGCCCTGCTCGCCCACCTCGACGAGGTCGGCGTCGAGCGTGCCTGCCTGATCAACTACGCGGCCCCGGAGGTCATGGGCCTGGGCCTCGACGTGAACGCCTTCGTGTCGAAGTACGCCTCCGAGGACCCCAGGCGGCTCCTCGCGTTCGGGGGCGTCCACCCGCGGCTCACGAAGGAACCGGAGGCGGAGATCGAGCACCTGGCCTCGAAGCTGGAGATCCGCGGGCTCAAGATCCACCCACCGCACCAACTGTTCGCCCCGAACGCCTACGTGGACGGCCAGATGCCGAACCTGTGGAGGATTTACCGCACGGCGGAGAAGCTGCACCTCCCGATCATGTTCCATACGGGGACATCCGTGTTCCTCGGCGCCCGCTCCAAGTTCGGGGACCCCCTAGCCCTCGACGACGTCGCGACGGACTTCCCCGATCTCACGATCCTCATGGCCCACGGCGGCCGGCCCCTCTGGTGCGACACCGCGTTCTACCTGATCCGCGCCCATCCGAACATATACCTGGACACGTCGTCCATCCCGCCCCCGCGCCTCCTGGAGGGGTTCCCGCGAATCGAGAAGATCGCGGACCGCGTCCTCTTCGGCTCGGACTGGCCCGGGCCCGGAATCCCAGGCATCCGACAGGAACTCGACGGGATGCGCGCCCTCCCGCTCTCCGAATCCTTCAAGGAGAAGTTCTTCGTCACGAACGCGCGGAAGGTCTTCCCCTAGTCCTCAGAGCTCGAAGAAGGCCTCGACGATCAGGAGCACGCCCGCCACGATGAAGAGCCCCGTGGAGAGGAGACGCAGCCAACGTTCCGACATGAACCGGGAGAGCCCCTTTCCGATGGCTACGCTGGTGACCGCAATCAAGGCCATCCCGGCGCTCCCGCCGAGGAACACGGAGAAGGGCGCGTCGTAGGTGGCCGCGAGAACGATCACGGCGATCTGGGTCTTGTCTCCGAACTCGGCGAGGAAGTTGAAGCTCGTGGCGGTCACGAAGGCGCGACGTTTCTCCTTGACCGCCTCCTCG
This window harbors:
- a CDS encoding 6-carboxytetrahydropterin synthase, with the protein product MKLGITEYIDCAHHLPGHERCGSFHGHTYQVDVFIEGEHKGGMLLDFAELKKVTRGVLAEYDHKDWNDFIQYPTVENIAELLAKRLQDALKLPVHVRVWEGHGKYAET
- a CDS encoding 7-cyano-7-deazaguanine synthase, yielding MDRAIVLLSGGVDSAVTLWWARKQGWDVHPLTFDYFGRPRREHVAIEALVKRAAVRPIRYVDLPFLKEVDDLRESGLANPVLRDSPEGYIPARNLIFYGLAAYYAELDGARYLVGGHNGIDPESFPDASPKFFNFLNSVLHLSLWSYDRSPVQVIVPLSGTSKEDVLRLGSDLGVPFDLTWSCYWDRDVHCGSCVSCKERREAFARIGVPDPVPYGT
- a CDS encoding TMEM165/GDT1 family protein translates to MEGLLPFAAAFGLIALLELGDKTQLVTISLATRHPWKGVLAGAVVGLTAATAIGAAVGGVLAATLGAWLTYIRIGGGVLFIVIGGWTVAAALRRHVAGEPEEAVKEKRRAFVTATSFNFLAEFGDKTQIAVIVLAATYDAPFSVFLGGSAGMALIAVTSVAIGKGLSRFMSERWLRLLSTGLFIVAGVLLIVEAFFEL
- a CDS encoding acyl-CoA dehydrogenase family protein, which produces MRQISYAYGTNHFDRDEDLAAILTAFWRDFPRHRDELHRFGQFAGEDVYETVYHVDQDAAPVLVTHDLDGRRVDRARLSPAERVVLKAAAHINRPPYEGGSWHHHFALGYLLGDPGLYCVLTITNQTVYGIHKYAPAFAAWKEAMLAGDAFGATWMTEIQGGSDLGANITVARRDGDVWRLTGEKYFASGAGLADYALVTARPPGAKVGAKGLALFLLPRLRASGELNFTVRRLKDKSATRAVPTGEVDLNGSEAHLLGTPEDGVYMTLEILNVSRLANAIGAMATAKKAQLEVLERVRRREAFGRKLREHPLIRRDLTDLAVRAAGGLALAFRAVDQFDRVWNERRPYSLAYHYARFLIHLAKNRTAEHAAAMTALAMELFGGLGFLEEYAVARWHREALITPIWEGPSNIQALDFLESIQKHHADQPFLEDVIPRLEAAGGEIPRLARREAEAALESLRVGSPAEVIWRAKHAMTRIADATTVVLLLDLSKTGGPRYERLAELYGRHFLAGEEYPTWALDKERVWDADGM
- a CDS encoding NRDE family protein gives rise to the protein MCSLILLWRAVDHYDIVLGMNRDESAMRAADPPAFVDGNPALVVPKDRTAGGAWIGASGRGLAMALSNRRGRISATARSRGLLLVEALKSPTIPAADIYLQRETQAHEYNFFNLLAATRQDLRFFRYDGQVSVTRGHEGLNVLTNEGGNVAGDPKGELVQNLLSKAPTRTVQDAVRTLQSALRTHASGGGVSLCNHAMGGGTVSSTILALSNVDPGENVLLYADGAPCQTPYRDYGEVIRRLPSPE
- a CDS encoding cupin domain-containing protein, with protein sequence MYTTTVRSVAPVRFLEKGSHNVRMRQLVGREDGARHTSVHELIFGKGGYSVAHAHKWEHELVVTSGRGVAIVDGRRIELRPGVVLLVQGDEEHQFLQRGTAALRFLTVTPV
- a CDS encoding amidohydrolase family protein, giving the protein MPGITDVHLHLEPFRNLKPAVFETMRRTMPDFDAMARKMEDPRALLAHLDEVGVERACLINYAAPEVMGLGLDVNAFVSKYASEDPRRLLAFGGVHPRLTKEPEAEIEHLASKLEIRGLKIHPPHQLFAPNAYVDGQMPNLWRIYRTAEKLHLPIMFHTGTSVFLGARSKFGDPLALDDVATDFPDLTILMAHGGRPLWCDTAFYLIRAHPNIYLDTSSIPPPRLLEGFPRIEKIADRVLFGSDWPGPGIPGIRQELDGMRALPLSESFKEKFFVTNARKVFP